Sequence from the Gloeocapsopsis dulcis genome:
CTTCGGCGTTTCACCTTAACCTGCCACACGTTATAACTCGCCGGCTCATTCTTCAACAGGCACGCGGTCAGACGTTGAATCGTCCTTCCACTGCTTGCAGGCTGACGGTTTCATGTTCTATTTCACTCCCCTCCCGGGGTTCTTTTCACCTTTCCCTCGCGGTACTGTTTCGCTATCGGTCACACAGTAGTATTTAGCCTTACGAGGTGGTCCTCGCTGATTCACACGGGATTTCTCGTGCCCCGTGCTACTCGGGATTCAGCTAGTATCTTTGCATTTTCGACTACAGGACTTTCACCTTCTCTGGTGCAGTATTCGACTGCTTCGTCTAACACTCTGATTCCATATCGCTGTCCCACTACCCCAGAAGAAAAATCTTCTGGTTTAGGCTTATCCCCGTTCGCTCACCACTACTTAGGGAATCGAGTTTTCTTTCTCTTCCTCCAGCTACTAAGATGTTTCAGTTCGCTGGGTTCGCTCTTTCCGACCTATATATTCAGTCGGCAGTACTTAGGGTTGCCCCATTCGGACATCTCCGGCTCTATGCTTGCTTCCAGCTCCCCGGAGTATTTCGTCGGTTGCTACGTCCTTCTTCGCCTCTGTGTGCCTAGGTATCCACCATCAGCCCTAATTAGCTTGACCACTTTTTGTCTTGTGTCTGTAGCTTTTATTTAGGCTTATAGGAATTTAACTGACTTATGATTTCATCAGTTACTTTGACCTACCTGCAATTATATTAATTGGCATGATTATGCAGTTTTCAAGGTTCTGGCTGGAATTCCTCCAGCAGCTCGGCTTTAGCCTCAGTGCTGAATTTTTCTCAACTTTTCTAGCTTATCACTTCCATCCGGAGACGTCAATATCTTAAAATTAGTTACTTGAGTCAAACTTGACTCCTATATCAACTAATCTTTCCCTATTGCTGTGACTTACTTTTTTCAGGTGGGCCATCCTGGACTCGAACCAGGGACCTCACCCTTATCAGGGGTGCGCTCTAACCACCTGAGCTAATAGCCCCAACTCGGTTTGCACTGAACCGAACTATAGTTTGAAAGCCTCACATCTCGTCTCCAACGACCTTGGTTGACCTGACAATTGCTACATTACTAACAACTGTTGGGTAGGTCTCCCTAAAAAGGAGGTGATCCAGCCACACCTTCCGGTACGGCTACCTTGTTACGACTTCACCCCAGTCACCAGCCCTGCCTTCGGCATCCCCCTCCGCAAGCGGTTAGGGTAACGACTTCGGGCGTGGCCAGCTTCCATGGTGTGACGGGCGGTGTGTACAAGGCCCGGGAACGTATTCACCGCCGTATGGCTGACCGGCGATTACTAGCGATTCCGCCTTCACGCAGGCGAGTTGCAGCCTGCGATCTGAACTGAGCCATGGTTTATGGGATTTGCTTGTCATCGCTAACTTGCTGCCCTTTGTCCATAGCATTGTAGTACGTGTGTAGCCCAGAGCGTAAGGGGCATGCTGACTTGACGTCATCCCCACCTTCCTCCGGTTTGTCACCGGCAGTCTTTCTAGAGTGCCCAACTTAATGCTGGCAACTAAAAACGAGGGTTGCGCTCGTTGCGGGACTTAACCCAACATCTCACGACACGAGCTGACGACAGCCATGCACCACCTGTGTCCCGGTTCCCGTAGGCACTCTTGAGTTTCCCCAAGATTCCGGGCATGTCAAGCCCTGGTAAGGTTCTTCGCGTTGCATCGAATTAAACCACATACTCCACCGCTTGTGCGGGCCCCCGTCAATTCCTTTGAGTTTCACACTTGCGTGCGTACTCCCCAGGCGGGATACTTAACGCGTTAGCTACGGCACTGCTTGGGTCGATACAAGCAACGCCTAGTATCCATCGTTTACAGCTAGGACTACTGGGGTATCTAATCCCATTCGCTCCCCTAGCTTTCGTCCCTGAGTGTCAGTTGCGGCCTAGCAGAGCGCTTTCGCCACCGGTGTTCTTCCTGATCTCTACGCATTTCACCGCTACACCAGGAATTCCCTCTGCCCCTACCGCACTCTAGCTTCTCAGTTTCCACTGCCTGTTCGAAGTTAAGCCCCGACCTTTGACAGCAGACTTGAAATGCCACCTGCGGACGCTTTACGCCCAATGATTCCGGATAACGCTTGCATCCTCCGTATTACCGCGGCTGCTGGCACGGAGTTAGCCGATGCTTATTCCTCAGGTACCGTCATTTTTTTCTTCCCTGAGAAAAGGAGTTTACAACCCAAGAGCCTTCCTCCCCCACGCGGTATTGCTCCGTCAGGCTTTCGCCCATTGCGGAAAATTCCCCACTGCTGCCTCCCGTAGGAGTCTGGGCCGTGTCTCAGTCCCAGTGTGGCTGATCATCCTCTCAGACCAGCTACTGATCGTCGCCTTGGTAGGCTCTTACCCCACCAACTAGCTAATCAGACGCGAGCTCCCCTTAAGGCTAATTTACTTTCACCTCTCGGCATATCGGGTCTTAGCCACCGTTTCCAGTGGTTGTCCCCGTCCTTAAGCCAGATTCTCACGCGTTACTCACCCGTCCGCCACTATGTCCGAAGACACCGTTCGACTTGCATGTGTTAAGCATACCGCCAGCGTTCATCCTGAGCCAGGATCAAACTCTCCGTTTTATCAACAGAGTTTTGTCCTCGACTGCTACTTTATCTTTCGCAATCTGGACTCTTTTTTTATTAAGAGTTATCTTGACGAAGACTTGATGTGCTTTCTTTGGCTTTCAAACTATATTCTTTTCTTGGTTCAGTTGCCTTCCGGAGGCGCTTTCCGCTTGCCTTCCCTTCTGGCGCTTTACTAATATATCTAACCTCATCTGATATTGTCAAGGGGTTTGAGAAAAAAAATGGAAAAATCTTGAAAAGCTTACTAGACAATAGTTGTAGGCTATATTGCTAGAGAAAAAGCAGAAATGGAGCTATCAATTATGAAAAATTTTGCTGTCCTACCACCTCTGTTAGTTCTTGATCCAATGCTTCGTGCTTGGTTAATTGAGGATGTTGGGCGAGGCGATCGCACAACTCAAGGTTTATTGTCAGTAGAAAGTTCTTGGGTAACAGCACAATGGGTAGCAAAAGCCCCTGGAGTCATTGCAGGATTGCCGATCGCAGCAAGAGTGTTTCAGCTTTTGTCTGAGAAAACTAGTGTCATAACTACTATTAATGAAGGGCAGTGTTGTCAGCCAGGACAAGTGGTAGCAAAAATAGAGGGTCCGCTAGAGACAATGCTTACAGGGGAACGAGTAGCTTTGAATCTAGCGATGCGTTTAAGTGGGATTGCGACTTTGACGCGAAAGTATGTAGAAAAACTTGCTGAACTTCCTACCCAGTTGGTTGATACCCGCAAAACGACACCAGGATTGAGATTACTTGAAAAGTATGCAACTCAAGTGGGTGGTGCGAAAAACCACCGTATGGGTTTAGATGACGCAGTGATGATTAAAGATAATCATATTGCTGCTGCTGGAGGAATCGGAAAAGCGATTACCCGCATTCGCGCTCAAATTCCTTATCCTTTAACCGTAGAAGTTGAGACAGAAACCATTGAACAAGTACAAGAAGCTTTACAGCATCAAGCAGACATTATTATGTTGGACAATATGTCTGTAGAATTGATGCAACAAGCAGTTAAGCTGATTCGTCGGTATAATAATCGAATCAAAATAGAAGCTTCAGGCAATATAACACTAGAGACGATTTATCAAGTAGCAGCTACTGGAGTTGATTACATTTCCACGAGTGCTCCAGTAACTCAGTCCATGTGGCTTGATTTAAGTATGAAAATTAAAGGTTAGGGTTGTAGTATAAAACTTCTTGAGTGCTGTGATATTTCTTCTTCTCAACCCTTAACTTTATGAGTGCGACGCTGGATCAACTAAAACATCGATTTACACAAGCCTTAGTTGCTGCTTTTGGCAATGATTATGCTGAAGTAGACCCCATCCTTGTATCTGCGAGTAATCCCAAGTTTGGTGATTATCAATCTAATATTGCTCTTTCTTTAAGTAAGCAGTTAAAACAGCCAGCACGAGCGATCGCCGAACAAATTGCAGACAAGTTGAATGTAGCTGACATTTGTGAACCACCAAGTGTTGCAGGTCCTGGGTTTATCAATTTGTTGTTAAAGACTGAATATCTAGAAACACAATTGCGTTCGATTCAGACAGATCCCAGATTAGGCGTTGCATTGGCAAAAACTCCCAAAAGGGTAGTTGTTGATTTCTCTAGTCCGAATATTGCGAAGGAAATGCATGTAGGACACTTGCGTTCTACGATTATTGGGGATTGCATTGCACGGATTCTAGAATTTCGCGGATATGATGTTTTACGGCTCAATCATGTCGGAGATTGGGGTACGCAGTTCGGAATGTTAATTGCTTACTTGCGTGAAGCTTACCCTGATGCATTGACTACGGCTAATGCACTAGAACTCGGAGATTTAGTAACTTTTTACCGTAAAGCTAAGCAACGGTTTGATGAAGATGAGACATTTAGAGAGACAGCACGACAAGAAGTTGTAAAACTGCAAGCGGGAGTAGAAGATACTCAAAAGGCTTGGCAACTGCTATGCGAACAGTCACGACATGAATTTCAAGTCATCTATGATTTACTCGACATTCATTTAGTAGAGCGCGGAGAATCTTTTTATAATCCATTGCTTCCAGCAGTTGTAGAAGACTTAGACCGTCAAGGTTTGCTTGTAGAGGATGCAGGTGCAAAATGTGTTTTTCTGGAAGGCTTTACTAACAAAGAAGGAGAACCACTGCCGCTGATTGTGCAAAAATCTGATGGTGGCTACAACTATGCTACGACGGATCTAGCTGCACTACGTTACCGAATCAAACAAGATCAGGCAGAGCGATTAATTTATGTAACAGATGCGGGACAAGCTAATCACTTTGCACAAGTATTTCAAGTAGCAAGACGGGCAGGTTGGATTCCAGAAGATGTAGAAATTGTTCATGTTCCTTTTGGTTTAGTTTTAGGGGAAGATGGCAAGAAACTCAAAACGCGCTCTGGAGAGACTGTTCGATTGCGAGATTTACTCGATGAAGCAATCGCGCGATTGCGTGCTGATCTAGAATCTCGGTTACAAGCAGAAGATCGGAGCGAAACAGAAGAATTCAAAGCTAAAGTGGCTCAAACCGTTGGTATTAGTGCGGTTAAATATGCCGATTTGAGTCAAAACCGGACAAGCAATTATATCTTCAGCTATGATAAAATGCTTGCTTTGCAAGGTAACACTGCACCTTATATGCTGTATGCCTATGTGCGAATTCAAGGAATTAGTCGTAAGGGACAAATAAACTTTGAACAACTAGGTTCAGCAGCACAATTTTTCTTACACCAACCAGCAGAATTCACGTTGGCAAAACACTTACTGCAACTTAATGAGATTCTTAGTGATGTTGAGCAAGATTTAATGCCAAATCGTTTGTGTCAGTATTTGTTTGAACTAAGTCAGAAATTCAATCAGTTTTACGATCAGTGTCCAGTTTTACAAGCAGAGGAACCGACACGGACATCTCGGCTACTAATGTGCAATCTAACCGCGAGAACGCTGCAACTTGGTTTATCCTTACTTGGTATACCTGTTATTGAAAGAATGTAGTTAGAAACTTGCACAAGTCAACTCAGGTATTAATCGATGTAAAACTTGCTTAAGTACCATCGCCGTCCAATCGACATCTGCTGCTGTAGTGTCTCTTCCTAGAGTTAGGCGGAGTGCACCTAACGCTTGCTGAGGTGTATAACCCATCGCGGATAATGTTGGACTTGGAGAAAGCTTACCGCTATGACAAGCTGAACCGGAACTGATGGCAATTCCTGCCAAATTCAGTTGGCGGACAATTGTTTTACCAGTAATACTTTTATCGATATGTGTGAGGCAAAAACTCATATGATGTGGAAGGCGAGAAGTGCGATCGCCTGTGGGAATCAAGTAAGGTGTGTCGCTGAGTAAATCAAAAAGGCGATCGCGCAGTTGAATTAAACGTGGCGTCTCTCCAGTCATTTCTTGCGCAGCGAGTTCAGCAGCTACACCAAATCCCGCAATCATCGGTACGGCTTCTGTACCAGAACGTCGGCGTGATTCTTGCCCACCACCACCAAGTAATGCTACTAATTCAATTCCAGGACGTACGTAAAGCGCACCCGCACCTTGAGGACCATAAATTTTGTGACTAGAAATCGAAAGTAAGTCAATAGGAAGTTGCTGGACATTAATTGGTAATCTTCCAGCAACTTGCACTGCATCGGTGTGAAATAAAGCACCATGCAAACGCGTAATTTTACATAAAATCTCAATTGGTTGTAATGTTCCTACTTCGCTTTGCCCATAGATAATCGAGACTAATACTGTATTGCTGCGTAATGCAGCTTTTAATTCTAGTGGGTTCACTCTTCCTTGCGCGTCTACTGGTAAGCGAGTTACTTGCCAACCCCATTGTTCTAGTAGTTTAACTGGTTCAGCGATTGCAGGATGTTCTACTTGAGAAATAATAATGTGTTGTGGTTGCGAGTACTGACGCGCAATTCCCATAATTGCTAAGTTATCTGCTTCAGTACCGCCAGAAGTAAAAACAATTGACTCGGTGGATGCATTAATTAGGCTAGCAACCTGCATTCGGGCTTGTTCCACTACCGTTGCTGCACGCCCACCCCACTCATGCAAGCTAGAGGGATTACCCCAATGTTGTGTAAAAACTTCCTGCATGGCGGCGATCGCTTCGGGGCGTGGAGGTGTTGTGGCACTGTAATCCAGATAAATTTGCATGACGTCGGACTCTAAATCATTCAGCGATCGGCTAGCTGAGGTTGCTTTTTTCAGGATATCGCTTGAGTGGTTGTGCGATCATACATTGTTGCTGGGAAAACTTGATTTAGCAGCAATTCATAAATCATTCCGTGCGTCTACTATCTATTACTGCCAGCCGCCTATTAATTTTACTGTCACTGAGTTTAACTTCGTGTCAATCGGTACAGTTACAACAAAAACCAAAACTACCACAAGACCCTTTCGTTGAAGCATACTTTAATCATACAGAAACAGCAGAGTATCAAGAACCTTATCGCCAGCAAAAACGACAGGGTGATGATTTAGAGCAAAAAATTGTTGATGCGATCGCTTCCGCCCAATCTACTGTTGATGTTGCAATTCAAGAACTACGTCTACCTAAAATTGCGCAAGCCTTGGTAGAACGACAAAACGCTGGAGTACAAGTCAGAGTTATTTTGGAAAATAACTATAGCCGCCCGTGGAGTAGTCTTACTGCTGCAGAAGTCGAGAAATTACCACAGCGGGAACGCGATCGCTACCAAGAATTTCGGGCATTAGTAGATCGCAATCAAGATGGCAAAATGACTCCTGATGAAATTAGTCAAGGTGATGCTTTAGTCATACTCAATCAAGCGCGAGTTCTTTGGATTGATGATACTGCGGATGGTTCAGCAGGTAGTGGCTTGATGCATCACAAATTTGTCATTGTTGACCAACGGACTGTAATTGTAACATCAGCAAACTTTACCACAAGTGATGTTCATGGTGATTTTGGTTCTCCTAGTAGTGTTGGTAATGCGAATAATCTTTTGAAAATTGATAGTCCAGAATTAGCCCAGATATTTACTGAAGAATTTAGTCTAATGTGGGGTGATGGTTCTGGCGGTCAACTCGATAGCAAATTTGGTTTAAAAAAACCATTGCGATCGCCGCAGTATGTTCAAGTTGGCAATAGTCATATTTCAGTGCAATTTTCTCCAACTTCGCCTACTGTTCCCTGGCAATACAGCACTAATGGTTTAATTGGTCAAGTACTCAATACTGCTACAAGTTCTGTAGATTTAGCTTTGTTTGTTTTTTCAGAACAAAGGTTAGCGAATATTCTGGAGACTTCACATCAACGAAATGTCCAAATTCGAGCATTGATCGATCCAAGTTTTGCTTTCCGCACTTATAGTGAAGCGTTAGACATGATGGGAGTGGCACTGAGTGATAACTGTAAGTATGAAAAAAACAATCATCCTTGGCAAAAGGCGATCGCTACTGTTGGTACACCGCAACTACCACAAGGTGATTCCTTACACCATAAGTTTGGTGTCGTAGACAAACGAATTGTGATTACAGGTTCGCACAACTGGTCAGCCGCAGCAAATGCCAAAAATGATGAAACGTTATTAATCCTACAAAACTCGACGGTTGCAGCGCATTACATACAAGAATTTGAGCGACTCTATACAACTGCCCAACTAGGTGTCCCAGCCAGTGTTCAAAAGAAAATGAAGGCACAACAGCAACAGTGTAAGCAGTTTCAAAATTCTCCTAGGGTTGATACCAGTGCAAATGCAGATAATGTAGCTGTTGCTAAAATTAATCTCAACACTGCTAACTTAGAAGAAATAACTGCCTTACCTGGTATTGGTAAGAAACTAGCACAACGAATTATCACCGCACGTCAGGAAAAACCTTTCACCTCCCTGACAGATTTAGAACGCGTATCAGGAATTGGTACGAATATAGTGACTAAGTTAAGCGATCGCGTGACTTGGTAATTAGCTTGTTATCCTGAAAGAAGCTCTGCTGCTTATGCTTGACTAGAATTATGACCCAGCAACCTGCACGCATTTGTATTCTCGGTGGTGGTTTTGGTGGTCTTTATACTGCCCTAAGATTGTCAGAATTACCGTGGGAGTCACAAAAACCAGAAATTGTACTTGTCGATCAAAGCGATCGCTTTTTATTCTCACCATTGCTTTACGAACTCCTTACGGGTGAACTACAAACTTGGGAAATAGCACCACCATTCTCAGAAATCCTTGCTAGCACAGGTGTACGCTTTTATCAAGGAACCGTTACAGGAATTAATATTGACGAACAGCGAGTTCATTTGCAAGAAGGTTCAGAAATTCCCTACGATCGCTTAGTCCTTGCATTAGGTGGTGAAACTCCACTTGATATAGTTCCTGGAGCAACATCATATGCTTTCCCATTCCGCACGATTGATGATGCGTATCATTTAGAAGCGCGACTGCGACTGCTTGAAGAATCACCCGTCGATAAAATCCGCGTGGCGATTGTGGGAGGAGGTTACAGCGGTGTTGAGTTGGCGTGTAAATTGGCAGATCGCTTGCAGAATCGCGCCCGTATTCGCTTGATTGAAATGACGGATCAGATTTTGCGGACATCACCAGAACACAATCGTGTCGCCGCTAGTAAAGCTTTAGAGACGCAGGGTGTTTGGATTGATTTGGAAACAAGAGTGCAAGAAATTGAACCACAAGCGATCGCACTTGAATACAAAAATCAAGTTGATACAATTCCTGTAGACATCGTCATTTGGACAGTAGGAACGCGGGTTGCGCCTGTTGTGCGATCGCTTCCACTCAAGCAACAGCGCGGTCAATTAACAATAACATCTACTTTACAAGTTGTAGATCATCCTGAAATCTTTGCCTTGGGCGATCTAGCTGACTGCCGTGATGCGGAAGGGCAACAAGTACCCTCAACAGCTCAAGCTGCGTTTCAACAAGCGGACTATGTAGGCTGGAACGTTTGGGCTTCACTAACAGAACGTCCTTTACTTCCTTTTCGCTATCAACATTTAGGCGAAATGATGACGCTAGGAACAGACAACGCCACATTTACAGGTTTAGGAATCAAGCTCGATGGTCCGTTAGCTTATGTAGCACGACGCCTAGCATATCTTTATCGTATGCCTACATTAGGTCACAAACTCAAAGTAGGGATTAATTGGATAACTAGCCCGTTTACCGAATTAGTTCAATAGTTTCAACGGTAACGATTACCAGAGTATGATTAGAGGCAAACGATCTCTACTTGAATTTTGCGATCGCCGGAGGCTAGCAGCTAACAACAGATGATGCAAAAACCAAAAATCATTTTTCTTGATGCAGTTGGTACGCTTTTCGGAGTTAAAGGTAGCGTCGGTCAAGCTTATAGTGAGGTAGCACAAAAATTTGGGATTTACATCTCAGCTAAAACATTAAATCAAGCATTTCTACAAAGTTTCCAAGCGGCTCCACCACCAGTCTTTCCAGAAATGGAACCGGATGAGATTACGGCGTGTGAGTTTCATTGGTGGAAATCAGTTGCACAGCAAACCTTCCAGCAGGTAGGCGTTCTCAATCAGTTTGCTGACTTTTCTGCTTTCTTTACAGAATTGTATCGGTATTTTGCAACTGCTGAACCTTGGTATGTGTATCCTGATGTTGCTCCTGCCTTGGACCGTTGGCAACAGATGGAAATTGAGCTGGGAATAGTATCAAATTTTGATTCTCGACTCTACTTAGTTCTAGCAGAGCTTGATCTAGAAAAGTTCTTTACTTCTATTACTATTTCTACTGAAGCAGGTGCAGCAAAGCCTGATCAGGAAATTTTTATGACAGCACTCGCGAAACATAACTGCAGTCCTGAGTTAGCTTGGCATATTGGTGACAGTTGGAACGAAGACTACCACGGAGCAACTGCAGCTGGAATTAGAGCATTTATTGTTGACCGTAACGTAGTCGTCCCTGAAAAATCCAGAGGTCAAGCGGTAGATTGAGCAGTATTGGGAGGTGTGGAAGACAAGAAGTGACAGAGTTTTCGCAGATTGAAGCCACAACCGACTAGCAAAGCATTGATCTGGTTGCCCCTTTGAGCTTGCAAGTAGTTATGTCCAAGCGCATGGTCAGACTTGCTGTGCCCAATGACAGGTTCAATAGCACTGCGACGCCTGAGCAGACGCTTGAGCGAACCTGTGCGCTTACGCTTGTCACAAATGAGGACTTGCACATCATTGGGATGATGGTCTTGCCCTCGAAACCCCTGGTCTACCAGAACCTTTTGCGGTTGAACACCACTCAAGCGTTGTACTTGAGCTACAGCAGGTTTGAGCGTAGTGCCATCATAAGGGTTGCCATGATGCGCCTCAATGCCCACAATCCAATTGCTAGCAGTGGTCGTCACGACTGCTACTTTACAACCAAACTCGTAGCGCCTGTGTGCCTTTGCTTGAGCGATACACTCCACTTCCGGTGCATGGATGCTGTAGCCTTTGTTGGTGTCTTGTTTTTGCTGTCGATGAATCTGTTTGGCACGCTCCAGCAGGGTCTGTAATGCTTGTGGAATGGGTGTCAGTTGGCGCTCAATATCACGAATCACTCGTCCTAAAAAGGTGCGGATTTTGGTTTGCTTGTGTGCTCGTTGTCCTTGACGAACGGCAGCATAGCGGCTCTGTTTGAATAGCGCTTGCTTGCCCAAACGCACGTAAGTCTGCCGCAGTTTGATGGCATGGCTTTTAGCGGCTCGAACTAGCGCACGTCGAGCTTTGTCATCAAGCTTGGCATCGGTGGGAAAGGCAACTGCCTTTGGTTGAACAGTGGTATCGACTGTGACACACTTCAGTTCATTTTTGCTGAATGCTTGATATTGCCTTGCCGTTCTCAATACTTGCTTGAGGAGTTTCTCGACTCCATTAGTTCCCACTCGTTTACGCCATTTCACCAAACTGCTCGGATGACAGGGGAGTTTATGTTGAAAGAATTGTTCTCCACACAAGTATTGCCAGTCAGGATTTTCTGTCCACTTCTCCACCACTGATTCATCACTCTCGTCGTACATGGCTTTGAGGTAGTGCAATCCCACCATCAATCGACTAGCTAAGGCAGGACCTCCTGCTTCAGTTGTGGCACTGCTAAACTCCCTCTCAAAGTAATCCCAATCGATTGCGCTTGCCAGTTTGACTAGGGGATGGTCAGTTTTCAACAAAGGGGCAAGGGGTGTTTCTGAGGAAGAGGAATGGGGCTGAGATGACCTCATGATTTCACCAGCTTTTGCAGCTTTGAGTCAGATTTCTGGCAATTCTATCATGCCCTCTATCGGCTGTAATGCTTATCCTATCTAGCTTCTTGAATTTCTCAGGGACGACTAACGTATAGTCTTGTGCATTGTTACACTAA
This genomic interval carries:
- the nadC gene encoding carboxylating nicotinate-nucleotide diphosphorylase is translated as MKNFAVLPPLLVLDPMLRAWLIEDVGRGDRTTQGLLSVESSWVTAQWVAKAPGVIAGLPIAARVFQLLSEKTSVITTINEGQCCQPGQVVAKIEGPLETMLTGERVALNLAMRLSGIATLTRKYVEKLAELPTQLVDTRKTTPGLRLLEKYATQVGGAKNHRMGLDDAVMIKDNHIAAAGGIGKAITRIRAQIPYPLTVEVETETIEQVQEALQHQADIIMLDNMSVELMQQAVKLIRRYNNRIKIEASGNITLETIYQVAATGVDYISTSAPVTQSMWLDLSMKIKG
- the argS gene encoding arginine--tRNA ligase, yielding MSATLDQLKHRFTQALVAAFGNDYAEVDPILVSASNPKFGDYQSNIALSLSKQLKQPARAIAEQIADKLNVADICEPPSVAGPGFINLLLKTEYLETQLRSIQTDPRLGVALAKTPKRVVVDFSSPNIAKEMHVGHLRSTIIGDCIARILEFRGYDVLRLNHVGDWGTQFGMLIAYLREAYPDALTTANALELGDLVTFYRKAKQRFDEDETFRETARQEVVKLQAGVEDTQKAWQLLCEQSRHEFQVIYDLLDIHLVERGESFYNPLLPAVVEDLDRQGLLVEDAGAKCVFLEGFTNKEGEPLPLIVQKSDGGYNYATTDLAALRYRIKQDQAERLIYVTDAGQANHFAQVFQVARRAGWIPEDVEIVHVPFGLVLGEDGKKLKTRSGETVRLRDLLDEAIARLRADLESRLQAEDRSETEEFKAKVAQTVGISAVKYADLSQNRTSNYIFSYDKMLALQGNTAPYMLYAYVRIQGISRKGQINFEQLGSAAQFFLHQPAEFTLAKHLLQLNEILSDVEQDLMPNRLCQYLFELSQKFNQFYDQCPVLQAEEPTRTSRLLMCNLTARTLQLGLSLLGIPVIERM
- a CDS encoding cysteine desulfurase family protein, whose amino-acid sequence is MQIYLDYSATTPPRPEAIAAMQEVFTQHWGNPSSLHEWGGRAATVVEQARMQVASLINASTESIVFTSGGTEADNLAIMGIARQYSQPQHIIISQVEHPAIAEPVKLLEQWGWQVTRLPVDAQGRVNPLELKAALRSNTVLVSIIYGQSEVGTLQPIEILCKITRLHGALFHTDAVQVAGRLPINVQQLPIDLLSISSHKIYGPQGAGALYVRPGIELVALLGGGGQESRRRSGTEAVPMIAGFGVAAELAAQEMTGETPRLIQLRDRLFDLLSDTPYLIPTGDRTSRLPHHMSFCLTHIDKSITGKTIVRQLNLAGIAISSGSACHSGKLSPSPTLSAMGYTPQQALGALRLTLGRDTTAADVDWTAMVLKQVLHRLIPELTCASF
- a CDS encoding DUF655 domain-containing protein; protein product: MRLLSITASRLLILLSLSLTSCQSVQLQQKPKLPQDPFVEAYFNHTETAEYQEPYRQQKRQGDDLEQKIVDAIASAQSTVDVAIQELRLPKIAQALVERQNAGVQVRVILENNYSRPWSSLTAAEVEKLPQRERDRYQEFRALVDRNQDGKMTPDEISQGDALVILNQARVLWIDDTADGSAGSGLMHHKFVIVDQRTVIVTSANFTTSDVHGDFGSPSSVGNANNLLKIDSPELAQIFTEEFSLMWGDGSGGQLDSKFGLKKPLRSPQYVQVGNSHISVQFSPTSPTVPWQYSTNGLIGQVLNTATSSVDLALFVFSEQRLANILETSHQRNVQIRALIDPSFAFRTYSEALDMMGVALSDNCKYEKNNHPWQKAIATVGTPQLPQGDSLHHKFGVVDKRIVITGSHNWSAAANAKNDETLLILQNSTVAAHYIQEFERLYTTAQLGVPASVQKKMKAQQQQCKQFQNSPRVDTSANADNVAVAKINLNTANLEEITALPGIGKKLAQRIITARQEKPFTSLTDLERVSGIGTNIVTKLSDRVTW
- a CDS encoding NAD(P)/FAD-dependent oxidoreductase, translating into MTQQPARICILGGGFGGLYTALRLSELPWESQKPEIVLVDQSDRFLFSPLLYELLTGELQTWEIAPPFSEILASTGVRFYQGTVTGINIDEQRVHLQEGSEIPYDRLVLALGGETPLDIVPGATSYAFPFRTIDDAYHLEARLRLLEESPVDKIRVAIVGGGYSGVELACKLADRLQNRARIRLIEMTDQILRTSPEHNRVAASKALETQGVWIDLETRVQEIEPQAIALEYKNQVDTIPVDIVIWTVGTRVAPVVRSLPLKQQRGQLTITSTLQVVDHPEIFALGDLADCRDAEGQQVPSTAQAAFQQADYVGWNVWASLTERPLLPFRYQHLGEMMTLGTDNATFTGLGIKLDGPLAYVARRLAYLYRMPTLGHKLKVGINWITSPFTELVQ
- a CDS encoding HAD-IA family hydrolase translates to MQKPKIIFLDAVGTLFGVKGSVGQAYSEVAQKFGIYISAKTLNQAFLQSFQAAPPPVFPEMEPDEITACEFHWWKSVAQQTFQQVGVLNQFADFSAFFTELYRYFATAEPWYVYPDVAPALDRWQQMEIELGIVSNFDSRLYLVLAELDLEKFFTSITISTEAGAAKPDQEIFMTALAKHNCSPELAWHIGDSWNEDYHGATAAGIRAFIVDRNVVVPEKSRGQAVD
- a CDS encoding IS5 family transposase; protein product: MRSSQPHSSSSETPLAPLLKTDHPLVKLASAIDWDYFEREFSSATTEAGGPALASRLMVGLHYLKAMYDESDESVVEKWTENPDWQYLCGEQFFQHKLPCHPSSLVKWRKRVGTNGVEKLLKQVLRTARQYQAFSKNELKCVTVDTTVQPKAVAFPTDAKLDDKARRALVRAAKSHAIKLRQTYVRLGKQALFKQSRYAAVRQGQRAHKQTKIRTFLGRVIRDIERQLTPIPQALQTLLERAKQIHRQQKQDTNKGYSIHAPEVECIAQAKAHRRYEFGCKVAVVTTTASNWIVGIEAHHGNPYDGTTLKPAVAQVQRLSGVQPQKVLVDQGFRGQDHHPNDVQVLICDKRKRTGSLKRLLRRRSAIEPVIGHSKSDHALGHNYLQAQRGNQINALLVGCGFNLRKLCHFLSSTPPNTAQSTA